In Schistocerca serialis cubense isolate TAMUIC-IGC-003099 chromosome 3, iqSchSeri2.2, whole genome shotgun sequence, the following proteins share a genomic window:
- the LOC126470821 gene encoding succinate dehydrogenase assembly factor 3, mitochondrial-like codes for MVMQKREFVDGGHTRCDVRFLYKVIIKLFKGLTEELQIVGYGYVRDEFKRHRSYAVSITEQLKLKGIILEQFGAQLYEDGIDQVRAGQLYQLYELMTAAKE; via the exons TTCGTAGATGGAGGTCACACACGCTGTGACGTTCGATTTCTGTACAAAGTGATAATTAAGTTGTTCAAAGGATTGACAGAGGAATTGCAGATTGTAGGATATGGTTATGTCAGAGATGAATTCAAGAGACACAGAAGCT ATGCCGTCTCCATTACTGAACAGCTGAAGCTCAAAGGAATTATCTTGGAACAGTTTGGTGCACAGTTATACGAGGATGGCATCGACCAGGTGAGAGCTGGTCAGCTATACCAGTTGTATGAGCTAATGACTGCTGCAAAAGAATAA